gtaatgatatgtgattgtttcAGGCCTAAAGAATAATATAAGGATGGCTCAAGCAAGTTTTCTAGCTCATGACAGCATAGAGCCTCATcatgagtttctcatgaatgtgagacttaattagacagagttattctcagacatgtaGACCCTAACAGAGACATCACAGTCGGCACTTCTAGAGTAGAAGCAGTATTCAGTTGAGCAAATTTGTTCTGGTACGTATCTTTAGATGACGCATTATATAGCATGACCAATTTCTCCACTAcacatatgaagttttcccTGTGACATAATGGTAAGttcagatatatgtttttagtggATAAGTCTTTCTTAAGCTCACGATAGTTTTCATAATTCTCAGCTTGAGCATGTTAAAGTATTGTTGATTTTCagcatcttaagtttcatagttatataTGGAAGGGGTTGTCACACCTTTTTTTTATACTAGTTTTAACTATGTCAAATAGTGACTCTCATTTTACATCTTGTTTTTGGAAGAGTCTCCAGTTAGCATTGGATACTCGATTGGATTTTAATACAACTTTTCACCCAGAGACTGATGGTCAGAAAGAACGTTTGAACCAGACATTGGAGAATATGTTGTGTACTTGTGCGTTAGAGTTTTAGGGAGTTGAGTCACTCATTTGCATTTGATGGAATTAGCATAATAACAGTTATCCAGCTACCATTGGCATGTTGTCGTTTGAAGCCCTCTATGGGAAAAGCTGCAGGTCTCCTGTGTAttgggatgaggtaggagaGAGGAAATTGCTAGGACTTAAGCTAGTGCAAACCATGAATGGGGCAATATAGAAGATTAAGGCTCGTATGCAAATAGCTCAGAGTAGACAGAAAAGCTACGTCGACGTGAGACGTAAGGACCTAAAATGTAAGACTAGGtgataaagtgttcttaaagcTGGCACCTATAAAGGGTGTTTTAAGGTTTGGAAGGAAGGGAAAATTGAGtccgagattcattggacctttcgaggtcctGGAACGAGTTGGCCCCATAGCTTACTGTTTGGCATTGCCCCCAACACTGTCTTCAATTCATAATATCTTCCATGTCTTGAAGCTAAGAAAGTATGTGACAGACCcatcccatgtagttgactttgagccattgcagttgaatgacaacttgagctacgaggagaagccTGTAGAATTTTCTTGCCAAAGAGGTAAAGACGTTGTGCCGTAGGGAAATTTCTCTTGTGAAAGTCctgtggcagaatcaccagttcaaggaggctacctaggagcgagaggatgagatgaaggcccagtacccggagctttttcaagaatgaactttcgaggacgaaaattctttgaggagggaagaatgtaagaCCCTCGGAGTTTTTTtgttcaagaatgaactttcaaggacgaaagttctttgaggagggaagaatgtaacaccctgcacattttttttagtaataatgtaatttcagtaactttattatttgaaatttcagtaattgttattagttggagggaatttttggagttttggacttcaagtgtaagtgcgaaaatttaattgttggcatgaaattattcaaattggaaattaatggcaggaattaattttcttttaaaaaagaaaggaatttaatagtataaaacagAAAGGAAtgaaatgtaattatatttatttcttttttcgtttattattattattattattgttcttttttataaaaagtcaaacccacATTTCCCTTTCTTCCTCATGCATTTGCCGGcaccccctccccccccccaaatttcttcttcctccagccgAGACCTCTAAGGCGCACCCAAATAGCATGCCGCGCCAGTTTCGTTCTTCATGACTCCATTCACCAACTGCTCTAGCGTCGTCGCTTTTGCCGTCACtagatctatcgatttgggtaagatttctgccgtttgggttgttttcggttgattcttgaatactcgtttacttttggcatcaattggttgatacccattatgtttcaactttggattcaagtttttGAAGGTATGGAGCTattgttcagtgaagttggaattttttttagcgagttttggtaagttttatgctttgatgaccctcttgtggattaattttggttgttgagaaatttggtaaagtcatttggaagtgatttttttttatgaagctacatatggataatttatttgagacattggtagtgaaatatgtatttgattcaagctttaatcatgtaagcctaatttcaaattatgattaggaggttgattcaagaatttcattcaagatgaagaagagtttggtttgctaattatttgggcttaaaattggaggtttgaaaggtgaatttgaattagaccacaccttaggtaaggttatctggaaatattttgtaatatttgggtgtttggattttggccttaactattaattttaaagcttggtttatgtttaggcttgattaaggattcaagaatttcacaaagattcaatcgctttttggttcgacctaatatcaaagtaagtaatcttactactggaactaccCACGGGctaggcattagatgtatgctaacatgttaaatgaaggttatggcagaatgacaacatgaacgattgatagtataacatgattaaagtgtGTTCTATTACGAGatccaaattatttatttactcACATAGACACTTggatgctagtatgagatggtatgtgcttctatggttgtatttgatctgatgatgttgaggtatacatgtatgttgtagaaccatgatgttgaggtatatgtgtatgttgtagagccatgatgttaaggtttatatgtatgtcataaattcgtacagtgatgattgtgatgttgagactgttcaaatgtccttactgtttagttagatgcccattagattttgtgtttccttcgggattcaccagtttgtgtttccttcgggactcaccagtttgtgtctccttcgggattcaccagaggtagtgggcatacttaactacagtaggataggactcagtctccttcttgtttcatgtgcatatgtgtcccatgaggactagagtagtttatatgtttcaccagaagTGGGTATCTAgaagacatagatgcccagcctgaccccagtagtggggttacttactgagtattttatactcattcttgctcatgttgttgtttcaggtaagggtagagatgcactggcgatggacaagcggaatttgtgatcgagccactaAGACTAATTTTTACACTTccacatcatgaaatttagagttcttttcatgtttctcttaacttttagttttgatgtttaaaacttactttaagaatcgtttttcagactcatttactatcctttatgatttttgggtaccctactattgttttagtatttgaatttaatgaaagtcttttgaacttactttatttaattagcatttatttcgccataaccaaGTGTCGTTTTTTGTTCCATGCATgaatgtatttagtaacggcctaacttaagtcctaggggatcgggtcgttacaataatgatataattactataatgtatttgatacattataatataaagttgattagagaggaaataaatagttgaatatgattaaaatagtaattatgtgaattgaattcatataattaaatttgatataaatgtgatttatattaaaaatcatcgGTGAGAGAggattgaaactataggttatttgATACGATATAGAAACCATAGATTATAtggtatatttgatataacatataatttaatatatatatatatatatattatataataaggtaattatcatataaatatatattaattgatttattaaaaataaataaattttatttattttttaagaaatcaatcttgagagggagttgtaactccctcccgcTCTTTTCTCTTTAATACATGTTAGTGGGGTTGTGGTTTTGATCTCCTTCCTCTAGTTTTTTCACTGAGAACAACTAACACAGACACGTTATGTGATTTTACCAATCTTCTCATCTTCTCTCAACTCTCTTTTTCCCCATCCAAAATAGCAAGAGCACACACaaactcctgaattctcaccTAGAGAATATAGAAGTTTCATCGTACGGTGTTCTGTTTGGTTCGAGGGTTTTCTTTCTTGAACAAAGGTTCATCAAAGATAAGGGTTTCTAAACCCACTTTTTCTAGTATGCTGTATTTTAATTAGATGCATAATTTCTATATGTTTTTGgtataaaattgttattatataaattttaggTTTGGGTCCGATCCAGTTTTCCACTCAAGGATCTTCAATGATTCCTACATAAAGAACTTGCATAGGAGAATAATGATCAAGGAGCAAGAACATAATGTAGAACAAATCGACCATCGCACATAAATCATCTTGCTTAATAAAATATGCGGCTAACCTAAATGGACAACATAATTCTCTTTAAGTAGTCGAACccaagaaaggaaacaaaccCCATTTGGAATAGAAAGACCACACTTAAATAAACCCCATTTGGAATAGAAAGACCACacttaaataaaggaaaataccaGACAAAATATTACAGTTGGATATTTTCAGATAACGAAAATATTCTgtagaaatataatatgatgtTATAAATTGATGTTAaactttatttgagacatttaCAAAAACCATTgcattagaaaaatataaaagcaACTAAACAAATCTCGAACagggaccaaaatgatatttttcgcTATTTTCTTTTGGCCTTCTTTTTGGTACTTTTATCTTGGGCTTTTTCACGATAGGAATGTTTTTCTGCCTATACACTAttctttcctttttgtgttgcAGATTTTTCTGGTGAATGCTTTCTGCTTTTGGTTGCAGCAAAATTTTTTTGCCTGGCCGATTTCTTGCCTTATATTGCTCATATATTTAGTGAGTTGATTTGTATGCTTGGATTAGTGGTGTTTATGCAGAACATTTTTTgcttttagagagaaaaggatGTACGACTACGTGTATGAGTTCTGGTCGAAGATCTGTCTAGCCTTTTTGTAAAATCTTCTTCTTGTTAGTAATCTGGTGATCTATTGCTGAAGTGTTTGTATGTTCATTGTGTTTGTTGAGTAAGTAAATATGTTGGAAGGATTTTCAAACATATGATGAAAAGAATAATGAAGCCTCCAAAGAAGAAGTATAAAAGTTTAGGGGAGCCTAAACATGAAACGCAATAAGAGAGAGAGACTCAAGTTTAGAGGGGACTAAACTTTTCATCAGGAGTAGGCTCTTTGTGAGCTTAGATAGTGAGTACTATTAGATAAGTATTCCTTTGTATATGGTTTATCTTTATTAGTGAAATTCTTTTTATTCGGGTGCTTTACCCCTAGTTGTAAGTCTGATTATATCATGAACTGGGTTATCAATTTCTATGTATTCGCTCTCTCTTATCTTCTTCTCgttgttatattattttcttttcttgtcgGCGACATCATGATTGACTTGTGTAATCATTATTTAGATTCAactatttttctcaaaattaaaaggaaaaattataCCATAAAATATCGTTCATTCACTTTGGTCTCAAAAGCAACTACAGAGGAGGGAGGTTCAGCTATTACATTTCATAAATCTTtctgataataaaaaaaatcaaaccaaataatcactaattaaacaaaacaaaagggATAATGTTGTACTGAAACTGAAcattaattagttgattaattagtATGTCCTAAGTAGTGGGGACTGACCAaccaaacccaaaaaaaaaacaccgaCACTCCTCTTCCtctgtaaaaaaaattagtgaaaaagAAAAGGTCATACATGTATTCCCTCCCTTGCTTTGCAGAATAATTAAgcaaaaaaattattcataatTGGGATAGATTAGTGTAACTGTCTCAACTAAACCAATGGAGTAggtcaaattataattttttaatttctctccTATCTCCAACAGTATAGAATCGTCAGTCACGTTACTCTAGCCTCAacgaataatttatttttaaagagaGATTAAAGTCAAAGCCAAAGAGCTCCAACGTCTTTAAGAAGAGGAACAAGAGTTCCATTGATATGAGAGGCCATGACTCTATCCATGGCACCGACGAGTTTACCACCGATAAACACAACAGGAACGGGAGAGGAGCTTCCCAAAAGCCTCATGAGAGCCTTCTCCATGTCCCCTCCTCTCGGGTCCTCATCAAGTTCGTAGACTGTTGGATTCACTCCCATTCCACAAAACAATCGCTTTATAGCGTGGCACATGCAACACGTACTAACACTAAAGATGACGACGGCATTCTCGGCAGCCAACCGCTCTATCCTCTCGATC
This genomic window from Benincasa hispida cultivar B227 chromosome 4, ASM972705v1, whole genome shotgun sequence contains:
- the LOC120076557 gene encoding glutaredoxin-C1 codes for the protein MHYQTTPSWGCYVSTSALEDPIERIERLAAENAVVIFSVSTCCMCHAIKRLFCGMGVNPTVYELDEDPRGGDMEKALMRLLGSSSPVPVVFIGGKLVGAMDRVMASHINGTLVPLLKDVGALWL